A part of Capsicum annuum cultivar UCD-10X-F1 chromosome 6, UCD10Xv1.1, whole genome shotgun sequence genomic DNA contains:
- the LOC107873533 gene encoding 3-ketoacyl-CoA synthase 12 — MDSISIFLYALFIFCLFLMIWKIIDQRRHQTCYILDYQCYKPINDRMLSTRFCGEVIRRNKNLGLNEYKFLLKAIVSSGIGEQTYAPRMVFYGREECPTYHDGISEMDEFFHHSIDKLFKKTNIPPSLIDVLVVNISMLATIPSLSSRIINHYKLREDIKVYNLTGMGCSASLISINIVQNIFKIEKNKLALVVTSESLSPNWYSGNDRSMILANCLFRSGGCAILLTNKLDLKNKAMFKLKCLVRTHHGAKDESYNCCIQKEDDQGRTGFHLDKHLPKAATRAFVDNLKAISPKILPIRELLRFSVLSTIHRVLSQNFGKFGARRPMINLKTGVDHFCLHTGGKAVIDGIGANLNLSEYDLEPARMTLHRFGNTSASSLWYVLGYMEAKKRLKIGDKVFMISFGAGFKCNSCLWEVVRDLRDENVWEDCIDNYPPKTLENPFLEKYGWLQNEDPSTFYVPDDYVIP, encoded by the exons ATGGATTCCATTTCCATTTTCTTATATGCCCTCTTCATCTTTTGTCTATTTTTAATGATATGGAAGATCATAGATCAAAGAAGGCACCAAACTTGTTACATTTTGGATTACCAATGCTACAAACCAATCAATGATCGAATGCTTAGCACAAGATTTTGTGGAGAAGTGATAAGGAGAAACAAGAATCTTGGACTAAATGAGTACAAGTTTCTTCTCAAAGCTATTGTGAGTTCTGGCATAGGTGAACAAACATATGCACCAAGAATGGTCTTTTATGGTCGTGAAGAATGTCCAACTTATCATGATGGTATTTCAGAAATGGATGAATTTTTTCATCATAGTATTGACAAGCTTTTCAAGAAAACAAATATTCCACCTTCACTAATTGATGTACTAGTTGTGAATATCTCAATGCTTGCAACTATTCCTTCATTATCTTCAAGAATTATCAATCACTACAAGTTAAGAGAAGACATCAAGGTATATAATCTTACTGGAATGGGGTGTAGTGCTAGCCTCATATCAATAAATATCGTACAAAACATTTTCAAGATTGAAAAGAATAAGTTAGCACTAGTTGTGACATCTGAGTCTTTAAGTCCAAATTGGTATTCAGGAAATGATAGATCTATGATTCTTGCTAATTGTTTGTTTAGGTCAGGTGGTTGTGCAATACTATTGACAAATAAattggatttgaaaaataaagctaTGTTCAAGTTAAAATGTCTAGTTAGGACACATCATGGTGCAAAAGATGAGTCATATAATTGTTGTATACAAAAAGAGGATGATCAAGGTAGGACAGGATTTCATCTTGATAAACATCTTCCCAAGGCTGCAACAAGAGCATTTGTTGACAATTTGAAAGCAATTTCACCAAAAATTCTTCCAATTCGAGAGCTTCTTCGATTCTCAGTTCTCTCTACGATTCATAGGGTTTTGAGCCAGAATTTCGGAAAATTTGGAGCTCGTCGCCCGATGATCAATCTCAAGACAG GTGTGGATCATTTTTGTCTTCATACGGGAGGGAAAGCAGTAATAGATGGAATAGGTGCAAATTTAAACCTAAGTGAGTATGATTTGGAGCCAGCAAGAATGACATTACATAGATTTGGTAACACTTCTGCTAGCAGCCTTTGGTATGTTCTTGGTTACATGGAGGCTAAAAAGAGACTAAAAATAGGTGATAAAGTTTTTATGATAAGTTTTGGTGCAGGATTTAAGTGTAATAGTTGTTTGTGGGAAGTTGTTAGAGATTTGCGTGATGAGAATGTTTGGGAAGATTGCATTGATAATTATCCACCAAAAACATTAGAAAATCCTTTCTTGGAAAAATATGGATGGCTTCAAAATGAAGATCCAAGCACCTTTTATGTTCCTGATGACTATGTCATCCCTTGA